GGATTGGATGAGACCATGAAATTAAAATGTCATTTTATATCGTAGGGTTCAAATAGCTACATTTATAGAAAGCTTTGATGCAATTAAATACAATACATGTTAGACCTGATCTACTTTTATTCTTATCAGCTGGTCTAGTGGCATTTACTGACTGGAGAACACTTTGGGTGAGGCTGCCGCGCACAGAAACACTCGATACAAATATTAGCCAACACAGAAACATAATATACCAAACCAAATGACAAGTTTCATTCCaccgaaaaaaaaatgacaactttttttcacttttattttctatCTACTTATACATATAGTGGAAGAATGGTAACAATACGAATAAGCAGATTAAGATCCAAGTATGTTCAAGCTTCCTTGGGCTGCAGGAAACTTAAGCAGTAGTTTCAAGAAATGGATAATCAGTGTAACCAATAACCGGATCAGATGTATAGAATGTCTCTCGGTTATACTTATTTAGAGGAGCATTAAGCTCAAATCTCTTGGGCAAATCTGGATTAGCCAAGAACAAACGTCCATAAGCAATAAGATCTGCACGACCCTCTGCCACAGCATTGTTCCCATCTTCCCTGTCAAAACCACCAGCAGCAATGAAGGTGCCTTTAAAAGCTTCTCTCATGGGCAGAAGACTGTAAGGGGTTTCACTTTTGTCTCCAATTGTCTTCATTCTTGGCTCAACCACATGGCAGTACAGGATCCCGTATTTGTTCAAGGATTTGGCCATATAAAGGCCTAATGCTTTCGGATTCGAATCCCCTGATTCCATATAGTCTGCAAAAGGAGATAATCTTATTCCAACTTTATCTGCTCCTATCTCATTAGCAACAGCTTCAACAATTTCCAAAGCGAACCGGCAACGATTCTCCAGCGATCCACCATATTCATCTGTTCGATCGTTCACTTGGTCTTTCATAAACTGATCAATCAGGTAGCCATGCGCCCCATGAATTTCAACCCCATCAAAGCCTATATATCAGACAAGCATTTTCCATTCAGCGAAGATGTTACAAAGTTAAAATTAGACCAAACTGAATCATATGATTACAAAGTTAAAACATTAAACAATATGAGACTCTAAACCAACACAATTCAATTCAAGAATCAATCTGGCGTGATTTTCGTTAATAGCTACATTTGGCTTATGAATTATgttccatttttatttcttgcaaatcttattttatatttaccAGCTTCAATAGCATTCCTTGCAGCAAGTCTAAAATCATTGACAATTTGTGGAATCTCATCTGTCCTTAATCGTCTTGGAGGTGTGTATTCAGCAAGAGCAACGCCATTAGTTAGTACTTGTGAGGTTAGTGGCTTGTCAGTAGAAGAGATTGGAGTTTGTCCCCTTGGCTGGAAACCTGcaagcaaagagagagagccagAGACAGAAACAGAATCACAATCTGAGCTCAATACATTatggtcatgaaaaatcaGATTCCTGATGCTTCAATGGTCTAATTGCTCATAAGTCTTTCTATTATAGAAGTGAAGTCATAAAGGTGAAAGACAGAAACGCACCGCTATTTGAAACCCTCCCCGGATGCATAATCTGACAGAAGAAGACACCGCCTTTAGCATGAACAGCATCAACAATCGGTTTCCAAGCTTCAACTTGCTCCGTTGTCCATAAACCAGGATTATTCACCCACCTTGAGATATTAaatttatgtaattaatttcattgaaaaaacCAAACGTAAAAGAAAATGCAAAGCTACTCTTCTTAAAATTACCCTTGATCTGTGTCAGAAACAAAAGTGGCTTCAGCTATGAGAAGACCCCCTTGAGACGTTCTCTGAGAGTAGTATAAGATGGCATGTGGCTGTGGAATATTATTGTATGATCTCATTCTAGCCAGTGGTGGTAAAACAATTCTGGAAATGgcagagaaaataaattagagATACAATAGAGTAAAAGAAGATGACATGTGGATGagaaacaaattacaaatataaGCATCAATCTTTCCTGGTAGTAAACTATCACAGCTATATAACTACATCACCTGTGATAGCTTTAAAAGAGAACAACATAACTAGCCCCGGCAAATAATTATCCTaaatatttaagaaaaataagcaAGAGATAAACCATTATGAAATGATCAAGGCAGAAAGGACAATAAAATGCATGGTGAAAGAAACTGCTGATATAGGTAAACAACT
The window above is part of the Prunus dulcis chromosome 1, ALMONDv2, whole genome shotgun sequence genome. Proteins encoded here:
- the LOC117623867 gene encoding 12-oxophytodienoate reductase 2-like, coding for MPAQPPTVPLLTPYKMGKFNLSHRIVLPPLARMRSYNNIPQPHAILYYSQRTSQGGLLIAEATFVSDTDQGWVNNPGLWTTEQVEAWKPIVDAVHAKGGVFFCQIMHPGRVSNSGFQPRGQTPISSTDKPLTSQVLTNGVALAEYTPPRRLRTDEIPQIVNDFRLAARNAIEAGFDGVEIHGAHGYLIDQFMKDQVNDRTDEYGGSLENRCRFALEIVEAVANEIGADKVGIRLSPFADYMESGDSNPKALGLYMAKSLNKYGILYCHVVEPRMKTIGDKSETPYSLLPMREAFKGTFIAAGGFDREDGNNAVAEGRADLIAYGRLFLANPDLPKRFELNAPLNKYNRETFYTSDPVIGYTDYPFLETTA